The sequence CTCATGTAAAGATAACTCCTACTGAAAAATCTTCTAAGAACATCGAACAAGTGTACTACGTGATCGATGAAGCAGAACGTGAAATTGCTGTTGTCCGAATTTTGGATTATGAAAATCCATATAAGGCAATCATCTTCACAAAAACGAAGAAAGAAGCAGATGATTTAAAAGCTACACTTGGTTTCAAAGGATACCCTGTAGAAGCACTCCACGGAGATCTAAACCAAAAACAAAGAGAACAAGTTTTAAAAAGCCTCCACGATGGCCGAGTGAAGATCCTTGTGGCAACTGATGTGGCTGCACGTGGACTTGATGTAAAAGATTTGTCTCTTGTGATCAACTACCACCTACCTTTTGATAGCGAAAGTTATACTCATAGAATTGGTCGTACAGGTCGTGCTGGTAAATCGGGAAAAGCTGTGACTCTTGTAACAACGAGAGAATCTCGTGCCCTCATCCGACTCAAAGGAACTTCTGGAACCAATCTGACCATTGCAGCCCTTCCAACCAAAAAGGAAGTACTTGCAAGGAGAGAAGAAGACTTTTTAAACAAAGTTGTGGAAACAGAAATTCATGCAGACGCAGAAGAAGTTTTAGAAAAACTTTTGAAGTTAGACGACAAACGTTCGTTATCTTTAAAACTCCTTTCGACTATGCTCGATAAAACCAAAATCAGTGGACCGGAAAAAATCGGAAAAACACCTGCAGAATGGAGTGAAATGCCTCCTGGTGGTGGATCTGGTGGAAGACGACGTCGTGAGGAAGGTGGATCTGGTGGCGGCGGTCGCGGTGGATACCGTGGTGGCAGATCCAATAGTGATAGAAGTGAACGCGGAGAAAGAAGCGAAAGAGGTGGGGATTCTCGCCGTAGTAGCAGCTCACCTTCTTCGAAAAAAGAAGGTGGCGTTTACGTAAAGGCTGCTGGGAAAAAAACTCAGCGTTTTCGAAACAAGTAGTGGCTTACAAACCACTCCTCACCGTTTCGGTAACCCCATAACTCTGCACAGGCGAGAAAGAAAACTTTCCAATAGACAAACCATTTGGTTTTTTCTTTTTCGCCGTAAGTACTCGCAAGGATAGGCATTAGTTTATCCTTGTTAGCAATCATATTATCATACCAAGCTTCACTCGTTCTCGCATAATGAGTTCCATTCACAACCCAATGATTTTCGATGAGGAAGTCTTTTTGGAAGTATAAAAACAAATCATCCGATGGCATCTGCCCACCTGTGAAAAAATATTTTGCCATCCAATCCGTTTCATCAATGATTTCAAACGGATAAGCAAACTCTTTATGAGTGAAGATATGTACAAAAAACTTTCCATCTGCCACAAGAAACTTTGATAGTTTTTCAAATAGTTTTTCGTAGTTTTTCATATGTTCTAACATTTCTACAGAAACAATTCGATCAAACTTGTCTTTGGTGGTAAAATCGTTCATATCCTTTGTGATGATGGTTAGATTTTTTAATCCACGTTCTTTGGCCCGTTTATCGATAAATTCTTTTTGTGTACGAGAGTTGGAAACACCTGTAACCTTACATTTCGGAAATTTTTCTGCAATGTAGAGAGAAATACTTCCCCAACCACATCCTAAATCCAAAACTTTCATTCCATTTTGAATCTCTGCTCGCTCCACTGTAATTCGTAACATCTCTTCTTCGGATTCCGCAAAACTTGTATCAAGACTTTGCCAGTATCCAGAGGAATACTTCATTCTAGGTCCCATTACATAAGTAAAAAAATCACTGGGAACTTCGTAATGTTGTTCGTTTGCCGCTTCTGTATGTACGGCAATCGGAGATTTTTTTAACTCTTTCACATAATTCATTTTGTGTTGGAGCTGGGCCGTAAAACTCTCTTTTTTCTCTTGTTTGATTCGCAGATTCAAAAGTTGACGAATGCGAAATCGAATGAGCCAATCAGGAAAGATATCCTTTTCTAGCAGTGCGTTGATACTAAAAGAAGAAGTTTCTTCTTTTTTGGAAGAATCCGTAAAATTCATGTTTTATCCTTTATTATTTTTGTTTGGGAAACCAAGGGAAAAATGCATTTGTGGTGCGCATGTATTCGCGAAAAACATCTCCTTTCGAGAGGAGGGAATATTTTTCTGCAAATGGAACACCGGAAATAAATCGTAACAAGACAAACATAAAGACCGGGGTAAAGAGAGAAAGGGCCGCCCAAGGCGCAGAAAGAATCGGAATGATCCCAATCCCAAGCCATATCACCCATTCAAAAAAATAATTGGGATGCCTTGTATACTTCCAAAGACCAAGATCACAGACCTTACCTTTGTTTTTTGGATCAGCCACAAACTTGTGTAGGTCACGATCGGCGATTCCTTCCCCGATCACCCCTACCACAAAGAAAATCCAACCAATTACTACCATCAAATATCCGTTAGGTCCAAAAATCCCGGTGTTGGGAAATAAGTTCCAATTTGCTGCAAAGTAAAAAGGAAAAGAAAGGAAAAGGGCAAGGAAACCTTGTAATAGAAACACGTTGGTGAACATCTTACTATGGACTTTGTCACCGTAGTCTTTTCGAAAACCTGCATAACGTTTGTCTTCCGGGTGGTTTGTCCGAATGCGAGTCCAGTATAGGAATCCAGAGAGACGGAGGGCCCAGATCCAAACGGGAACAAGAATAGCGATTTTTGCAAAAACAGTCCCTGTTCCAAAACAAACAAGGATACTGGCAATTCCTGCGATGACAAGTCCCCAACCCACATCAATGACAGCGTAGTTGTCTCGTGATTTTCCCCAAAACCACATTAGGCACATAAAGAGAAATGCAAATATAACAGCTGCTAAATAAGAAAATAAAAGATTTTCCAAAGGATAGTTCCTCTCCCTATACCTTGGTTTAGACGATGGTCAGTGTGGTTTGAAGTCCTCATAAAGTTTTTTATAAAGTATTTTTTCTAAAATTTTAGGAGAGAGAAAGCGCATCCATTCCAAAAATTTTCCGGACAAGTTAAAAGTCACAAGCCTTGCTTCTTTGTCCTTGGCAACAGACATTAAAACATGAGCCACTTCTTTTGCGCTCTTTCGTTTTCCTTTGGCAGGAGCTTCCGATAAAACTCCACCACTTGCGTCGAGACCAGAAGTACGAAGTGCCGTATCCGTATAGGGAACACATACAAGGGATACACCAAGCCCTGATTCTAAGTTTTCGATCCGAAGGGATTCGAGTGCCGCATGTAAGGCAGACTTGGATGCAGAATATGCCGCACGACCAGGTACACCATAGAGAGCAGAGACAGTGGATGTAGTCACAATATTTCCTTTAGCAATAAGAAGCAGAGGAAGGAGTCCACGAATGAGTTGGATGGGGCCAAAAAAATTCGTAGCAAAGGTTTTGCGATACACATCCATCGAAAGGGATTCAAAACGACCATGGGCCGTGATTCCTGCATTATTAAACAATACATCAATTTTAGGAACCTGTTTTCCAATCCACTGAATGGCATCTAATACAGATGTGGGATCCGCGAGATCACAGGCCACTTTGTGAATGACAGCACCTTGGTGTTTGTTTTTGGGTTCGGTAATTTCGGCAGCCCTTCTTGCAACAAGAACCAGTTCACAGGGGAATAAGGCCAATTCTTCATACAAAGCCTTACCAATCCCACTCGT comes from Leptospira bandrabouensis and encodes:
- a CDS encoding SAM-dependent methyltransferase, which gives rise to MNFTDSSKKEETSSFSINALLEKDIFPDWLIRFRIRQLLNLRIKQEKKESFTAQLQHKMNYVKELKKSPIAVHTEAANEQHYEVPSDFFTYVMGPRMKYSSGYWQSLDTSFAESEEEMLRITVERAEIQNGMKVLDLGCGWGSISLYIAEKFPKCKVTGVSNSRTQKEFIDKRAKERGLKNLTIITKDMNDFTTKDKFDRIVSVEMLEHMKNYEKLFEKLSKFLVADGKFFVHIFTHKEFAYPFEIIDETDWMAKYFFTGGQMPSDDLFLYFQKDFLIENHWVVNGTHYARTSEAWYDNMIANKDKLMPILASTYGEKEKTKWFVYWKVFFLACAELWGYRNGEEWFVSHYLFRKR
- a CDS encoding DEAD/DEAH box helicase; the encoded protein is MTKNDTEVGNDFQSFGLRPEILQGITEAGFESPSPIQKQAIPLVLEGKDLIAQAQTGTGKTAAYGLPCLNRINVNDGMQVLVLTPTRELALQVSDELFKLGKHLGIKTTTIYGGSSYSKQITQVAKGAQVAVATPGRLLDLLKGKELKNFKPSMVILDEADEMLDMGFMDDIESIFNLLPTKRQTLLFSATMPEPIKKLASKYQTHPAHVKITPTEKSSKNIEQVYYVIDEAEREIAVVRILDYENPYKAIIFTKTKKEADDLKATLGFKGYPVEALHGDLNQKQREQVLKSLHDGRVKILVATDVAARGLDVKDLSLVINYHLPFDSESYTHRIGRTGRAGKSGKAVTLVTTRESRALIRLKGTSGTNLTIAALPTKKEVLARREEDFLNKVVETEIHADAEEVLEKLLKLDDKRSLSLKLLSTMLDKTKISGPEKIGKTPAEWSEMPPGGGSGGRRRREEGGSGGGGRGGYRGGRSNSDRSERGERSERGGDSRRSSSSPSSKKEGGVYVKAAGKKTQRFRNK
- a CDS encoding DUF1295 domain-containing protein; amino-acid sequence: MENLLFSYLAAVIFAFLFMCLMWFWGKSRDNYAVIDVGWGLVIAGIASILVCFGTGTVFAKIAILVPVWIWALRLSGFLYWTRIRTNHPEDKRYAGFRKDYGDKVHSKMFTNVFLLQGFLALFLSFPFYFAANWNLFPNTGIFGPNGYLMVVIGWIFFVVGVIGEGIADRDLHKFVADPKNKGKVCDLGLWKYTRHPNYFFEWVIWLGIGIIPILSAPWAALSLFTPVFMFVLLRFISGVPFAEKYSLLSKGDVFREYMRTTNAFFPWFPKQK
- a CDS encoding SDR family NAD(P)-dependent oxidoreductase — encoded protein: MNKDFWNDRVVVITGATSGIGKALYEELALFPCELVLVARRAAEITEPKNKHQGAVIHKVACDLADPTSVLDAIQWIGKQVPKIDVLFNNAGITAHGRFESLSMDVYRKTFATNFFGPIQLIRGLLPLLLIAKGNIVTTSTVSALYGVPGRAAYSASKSALHAALESLRIENLESGLGVSLVCVPYTDTALRTSGLDASGGVLSEAPAKGKRKSAKEVAHVLMSVAKDKEARLVTFNLSGKFLEWMRFLSPKILEKILYKKLYEDFKPH